The bacterium genome contains the following window.
GAAATTACGTATTGTCATTTTAGCTATAATAATGCTCATTATAATTATACAGTGGGCTTGGATAGCAACGCTGTCTGAATTATATGAGCTGATGTCAGGTGGTTCTGTGGGGCTTAGGGAGAAGGATGTGCGTAATAAACTTGGTGCTCCTGTGGATGTGGCGCATGATTCTGTTCCACATTTGCCGGGATTTTATCCTATTCCATCACAAAAAGCGGAACACCAAGGGAAAATCCTAATCTATAAACGCTTTCGTTATTGCGCATACATTTACATAAGCAAATCTGATCGAGTGACTGCAAATTTTATTGCGCATAGATTCTGACTATATGTTTTTCAGTTACCGGTTCCAGCACGACGTTGTATAAATATGATGGCGCGGGAAACATAAGAACAGCCACGACAGATTTTACTGATGTCACCACCTATACCTGGGGATTCAGGAATATGATGACCAAGTGGCAGAAGACTGGCGAGACAACTGTTGAGTATGGATATGATGGATATGGGATGCGAGTGAGGAAAACACCTAGTGGTGGTACACCGACTGATTATTTACTGGATGTTAGTGAAGTTGTCGAAGAGATATCGACAACAAATGTGACTTCGTACGCAAGACCATGGTTACCTATTAAGATTTCAGGGACAGCCTATATGGTTTTCTATGCTGATTGCCTTGGTAGCACACGGATTATTGCAAATGCAAACTCGATTGTTCAAATGGCGGCTGCATATGATGCATTCGGCAATCCGATTAATGGCATTGCGGAAAGTTTTGGTTTTGCGGGACAGTACCGCTATAGCTTGGATTCGATCAACATATATTACCTGAAAGCAAGATATTATAACCCAGAGGTTGGCCGATTCACAAGTAGAGACCCATTAGGTTATAGGGGTGGAATAAACCTCTATGAATATGCTGGAAACAATCCAGTTATGCGCATTGATCCAACTGGACTTGTGAAGTGGTGGGTACCTTTTGTACCGGCGTGGATAATGACCTTGATTGATTCACCGTGTTTTGCAAATGCAATTGGTACAGGGCAAGGGTGGAGAGATGGCCATAACAATAATATGGCTCATTGCACTCTGACTTGTGAATTGGCAAGGTGTCCTGGATTATCATATGGTGATTCTCAAATACTGGAAGGACTATTCGAGGAATTACAATGGCTATTTGGTCCTTTTAATAATCCGTGGTGGGATGCTGCAGCTTTTTATGATGCTGTTGGTGATGGATTAGGTAGTTATGGCGATCCTTGTAAATCATGCACGGATCTTTGCCAGCAAGCTTGGGGTGATGGGATGTTGGACTATACGCCTGCGAACTAACATGTTTGTTTAGTGAGGATCAGTAAATTGATGTTTATAGCTGCTGTAGTTATCATTTGTTGCACGATGCTGCTTATAGCAATTAGCATTGCACATGTGTTTTCTGTAGTGCGGTTGCCTAAATATTTATTGGTACTTTGCGCTACATTAGGTGTTGCCTTGTACATTATACTTGGTCCGTTACAACTCCAGAAACTCAGTGCATATGCTTCTTATTTAGGTGTTGTTGGATTAAATACTCGTGATACACGTGCGCTTCTCGGCGCCCCCAGTCATGTTATTGCTGGATTTCAAGAAACAACTTGGCCGGAACTACACCTGCAGCAGGCAGGGAAGATATGGATATATGATTCTGATTTGATGTATGGTTATTCTGTTTACGTTGTATTCAATAAAAGTAATTGCCAGGTAGACACAGTCGCATTAATACGAGAAATATGAGGAAGGGACTTGGTAGAGAAAATGCCGGTTTGGAAAATGCTAACTTCTAGTCGTTCATTGCGTTTTGCCTTTTTTGTGATTATTGTTCTTGCAATAGCTGTACAAATTATATGGTCAGCTTCATTAAGCGAGCTATACAATTTACTTTCAGGAAGTACAGTTGGTCTTAATGAAAAAGATGTGCGTTTTTATTTGGGTAAACCAACATTGATTGAGGAGCGTGGTGCAGTTTTCGTTTTCAAAGATTATCATCCAATTCCTACAGATAAGATTAATGCTGGCGAGAAAGTATTGATTTACAAAAAAATACGATATTGTGCCTATGTATATATCGACCGTAATGACCATGTCAGATGTAATTTTATTGCGCGTAGATTTTAATCATGACATTTCGGTATTTTGAGAACTTGGAAGCCATCTCACAAGTATCAAAGGACCAGTTTTTAGCAAATTTTGACATACCCAAAATGCCTTGTAAATGCTGCGAGGCAGATTCCTGGTCAATCTCGCTTTGCTAGTTTCTTAACGATTGGGCTAATCTAGTTTTGAAACAGCTTCCTTGTTCCCGAAACGGGGAGGCATAATGCCGAAGAAGAAAGCCTATCAATACAACCCGATATAACGCAATGAAATGGAAGAACTGCGATGCCGGGGTTACACCCCATCAAGATATAGCTATATAAAAAAAGAGAGGAGAATGAAATGAATCTCAGGTCATTGGTTTTTGTGCTTATTGTATCATGTGCATTTATTTTGCAGTCTGCTGGCTCTTTGTTGGCAGTGGATGAAAAGATCACTCCCACAAACAATAGGGTCATTGACAGGGAAGACAAAGAGTTCAATAACGCTATGCGGGTGTGGTATCAGCATCGTTATGAAGAAGGCGCAAATCTCCTCCAGAAGTTTGTGCAGGACTACCCGGACAGCCGCTGGGCTGCCGAAGCAGTGATGCACATCGGTTGTCTGTGCGTATATCAAAAAAAATACGATGAGGCAAAAACGATTTTCAATAACTTGCTTGCAGAGCATCCAAATGATGAGATCGGAGTCAAGTGCAATCTGCGGCTCGGTAATATTGCCGAGGCAACGGCCGATTACAGCGAAGCTGTCAATATGTATAATGCTGCTTTGCGTTGCCCAATGACTTGGGATCAATACAAATATCTTAATGAAAAACTCAAATATTCTGTTAGCGAAAAAGAGACCAGACTAATGCGGATCAATTGCGGGTCTGTGGCCCTGGCCGCATGCTTGGAAGCAATGGGTAAAGATAATGAAGCTGCAAAGGCAAAAGCTTTCGTTCCTGACCCGGAGGGTGATTCATTTTATAAGCTGCAATATGAATCGGCGTCGCTTGGAGTTGATGCCAAAGCTGTTGAGATGACAATAGACCAGCTCAAACAGGCAAAGCTGCCTGTAATAGGCCATGTAAATACAAATCACTTTATTGCCGTGCTAAGCATAAAAAATGGCATGGTTCGAGTTAAGGATTCTATAAAGGGCGAATATCTTATTTCGCTGTCTGATCTTAGTGTCAAATGGACAGGTAAGGCTCTCACATTCGATACATCGTCTGACCTACAGTCCCTTGACCTGGCAACATCACTTGAAACACTGGGAGGCTGCTGTGGTGTTCCAAGTGGCAGAGGTGGTTGTGCTACCTGTCCAGGTGGCGCAAGCCAGGGTGGTAGTAGTGATGGTGGTAGTAGCGCTTGCGGTCCTTCGGGCTGTGGTGAAATTGTCTCGAGGGGTAGACCTACCCATGATGTCTGGCTGCTTCAGCAGGTGATAAAAGTAACTGATACACCGATATGGTATAATCCGGGGCGCGGCCCATCGCCGAGCTTTACGATAAATTATGACAACGACTATTCAAGCTCGGGCATCTTCGGCAGCGGCAGCAAAAGCATATTTGATTCAAAAGTATACTTTTTGCCAAGCTCAAATGGAGTAAGCACAAAGCTTTCAGCTTCAATCACTTCTTCATCACCTGCCAATAATGGTAGTCTGAGTGTTATGTCGATCTCCGGCTTTCCGACGAGCGGAGCTGTGGTTGTGACTGACGGCACTAACGCCGAGGTAATTAAATACACCTCAACATCAGAAAACTCTTTCAACAATATCACTCGCGGTGCAAATCCTATAAGCGTTGATATGAATAGCCAAGATCAGAGTGTCTATTATTCTATAAACGATTTGCAGGTACATCGTGAAGATACAAGAGAACTGGATTATCAGTGGAATACATCCAGCCTTAAGTATGTCACCAGTTCAGGTATCTATGGCGAGCTTATAGATGTTGATATGAGACAGCCCATGGATGATACAATCATGGGCAGAATTGTTGTTATTACACTAAGGAACGGAACCAAATACTATTATCTGTCTGCCAACGAGCCGATAACCACTCAGCAGGGGCGACTACAGATCATTGAGGATCCTATCGGGCCGCCTGTGACAACCCTTGGTTCAAGTATCAGTACATCGCAGCCGATAGATGGTGGTTCGATAGCTCTGACAAGCGCATCTCAACTTGCATCCAAGGGTGCAATAATGATTACAAACAGCTCCGACGAAAGTGAGATAATCACATACACGGCAATATCCGGCAATTCGATTATGAATATTACAAGAGGCGCTCAGGGTACGAGCAAGATAGCTGCAGTTGCAACTGATCCTGTAACACGACTTCTTCGCCTGACTATGAATTACAATCAAAGCACTGGTGTAATTGAATCCATTACGGATGCCAACGGTCAAGACACTATCATAGGGACCCAAGGGCAAGACAGCAGTGAGCGAGTGACAAGCATTACACTTCCGGATGATCCTCAGAGTCCCACCCAGGCTACTTTTACATATAGTCCTGAAGGTTTTTTGATAGAAAGCACAGATGCTGCAGGCGTTACATCAAGAATTGATCCTTATGGCGTGGTACATGGCACAAACGCCAGAACAACACTATCAGACGCAATATCGGCGCAAAGCCCAAGCAGTGGGGGGAATTTACAGGTTGCATCTACCGAGGGACTTCCATACACCGGCTGGGTCAAGATCGGCGGAGTTTTCGGTGAGGTCGTGAAATATAATAGCATTGATTATCAAGCGAATACACTTAATCAAATTACGAGAATAAATCCGAGTGCACATGTTGCTGGGACATATGTTGAATATGCTATACCGTCCATCGGTGCGATCGAGACACCATCTATGAAGACATTCTTTGCATATCATACTATGGGATGGAATGACTACGGTGCTACTCCGGGCACAGAACTCTGGGCTACCTATGAACGTGGCCCTGGTGAGAGTTGGCCTGACATTTATAGTTCAGATGATAAGCCGACCTGGGGATACGCAATCAATAGTGAGCTGGAAGAATGGCTGTATCATTATCCGACTACTTATGATATCAACGCACAGGTGTGGACCGGTGGAATTGCCAAACAATACTGGTTTAATAGCTCTGGTGGAAGTAGCGGGTATAATTTTGTCGCCTCAATGACAGATGCAGAAGGAAATTCAGTTGGATACACCTATGATGAACACCAAAACAGGACTGCAACAGCCGGAACTGGAGATGGTTCTACATACGAGTTTGATGATCATAGAATAGTGTCGAAATACGACACACGGGGTAACAAGTGGGTCAATACATATGATCCCAACACGAAGGACCTCACTGAAGTCAAATGTTACGACAGCAACACTTTGAGTCTTCTCAAGTATGTGCATAAAATGGACTATTCTTATGGCCTTGTTACCAAAACGGAGATTACAGATCCTGACAATCCGACAATGACGCTGCCTCAGAGCGAGACTTCCTATTTGTTCGACAGAAAGCCCGCATATACAGATACATACATTATGCATAACACTCTTGCCACTGCACCGATCAGCACTGAGATATACCTAAATGATGTGTCAGGCTTTCCAACAAGCGGATTGGTTCGCGTCGGCACAGAAATCATTGCCTATAGCAACAAGGATGCGACCTACAATAAGCTTACTGGTCTGACACGAGCGGTTCTGAACTCGACAACATATAATGCCAGCGTTGATGACCGCGTTTCTGCATTCAACCGCCAGGCTTTTCACTATGATGAAACATATAACCAGGAAACGGAGAATCGAGGTTTCTTAACCTCGATAGAGCAGTTAACCGTTGATTCTACCGGCTCCATAGATTCAATATTTACTCGCTACAGATACGATGGGAAAGGGCGTCGGGTAAAGGTTATAGATGCTAATGACAATGAAACCGACTATGAATATGATGATCTCGACCGGGTTACCCAAGTAACCAATCCTGACAGCACGACGAAGAAAACAGAATACACATGTTGCCATAAAATATGGGAAGAAGATGAGAATGGACATCGAGTATATTATGTCTATGATGCAAAAGGACGTCTAGTAAAAGAAGTGCAGTCAGGCGCATCAACTATTCTGCTATATCCCATAGATGATACACAGACGAATGTTACTGTAAACGATGGAAGCGTTCTGTCCAGCAGTGGAGCTGTTGTGATAGATAATGAGATTGTTGAGTATTCCAGTAATGTTAACAATATCCTTACTGTAAGCCAAAGAGGTGCTCAGAACTCAATTGCTGCCAGCCATGACTCGGCAAACGCGGTCGGAAAAGTTTCTGCAGCTGTATCATATGTATACGATCCAATCATACAAAATCGAAAAACAGGGCTCATAGATCCCGAAAACCATGAGACTACATACGACTACTACGTTAATAACAAGCTCAAGAAAATCAATTATCCCGATGGTACTTGGGAGCAGTATACATATGACGGCTCAGGAAACATGATTCGTAAGCTCTCAAGTAGTGGTATTGTCATTAATTACACCTATGATTCTGATGGGAAACTGCATAAGGAATCATCTATGTGATGTCAACTGATCGGAGCAATAAATAACACTGATTGCACAGCAGGAGAAATGTTTGATGGCTCAGGCATATGGTGACAGCTTTCGGAAGCTAGTGCCTGAGCTACCTGTAATTAACTCGAAATTATAGCGTTGTCATAATTTGCTCAGCATAGATAATCATTACACAAGGTGAAAACCCTCTGTAAAAAAACTTACAGAATCTGACCTATAAAAAGCACTCTTCTTCGAGCCTGATGCCTTAGTCCTATATTTCGAAGAAGAAGCAGCCAAGAGTGCCGGTAAGACAAGCAGAGTTAAGGGCTACAAGGTCAAGCTAAAATATGTGCCGCTCCAAGAAGAAGAGAAGAAGCTCAAGCGGCAGGCTATAGTACAGATTGTTCTCAAGGCTTTCCGACGTGACAAGCGGAAGTAAACAGACTTTGAAGCTGTTTTTGGTTACTCTTTGTAGGAACGACTTTGCCGTTTTCCCAGAGTGAAATAGTCGCAGAGGTAACACCTAAATGCTTTGCAGCTTCCTTTGTATTAAGCCCCAGGAGTTTTCGGCACATCCTTATTTTCTCCTCGTTATCCAAGGCAGAACAGTCGCCAAATGGGTTATAACCAAGGAACTCAATTACATTTGGCATCACTTTTATTGTTGGGAAGAACTTGCCTTTCTCCCAATCTGATACTGAGCGATATGATACATCGAGCAGCCTTTCGACGTCTTTTAGGGTCAATCTCAAATCCAACCGCCGTTTTCTTATGTGCTCCCCAAGTGTCTTTGGATTGTGTGGATAGCACAATTGATGCGGTTTTTGAGCTTGAATGACTATATGGCAAAATGGCAACACAACCAGGGCAAAATGTGGTGAAATTGCCGGTATGTTTCAGCTAAATGTTGTTCAATAATAGCGAACACGCAAATGGTGTCAGGTGTTGGGGTTGCGCGTTCGGAGGCTTCGGCAGGGGGGTTGGCGGAGATTGGAATGATGTGCAAAATTTGCTGCTGGCCGAAGCAATGAAAACTACTTATTTACGAGTTGGTTCAATACCAAATAAACAAATTTCAGTTTTCTATTTGTTATGCGGCCAGGGATAGGTATTGTCTTTGACAAGATTGTAATTGGCATCCAGCTTGGTTTCCAAGAGAAGTATGGCAGCTATGCGGCGGGCTATGTTGGTCACTTCCAGCGCTTCTTCGGGCTTTAGAGGGCGTTTGAGCAAGCCGAACTCGCGATAGCTGAGCCATTTTTTGATGACTTGATATCCGCCGATATGATAGTCCCAGACCCTGGCGGGAATGTTTTTCCAGTATGCCTTATTGTTGAGATAGACATCAAAAGTAGACTCGCCGAAACCGCATTTATCGCAGACTCCCCTAGATTCGAGCTTGCCTTTGCCGGGCATAGTCACTCCGTCTTTGCCAGAGTGCCCCCAACCTACCGTAAGAGCCAAGTCTCCGGCGTCCGGGTTCAGAGAATCTCCACAGGACGCCGTAAGCACGGCTATACTTTGAAGCTCGGGCATGATCGAACCGGAAGTTACGCCTGGAACATCCTTTTCAGTATCCAGCAGTGCGGCAATCTTTGTGCCGAGTTCGGCTGAGGCGAAAAGCAAGTTTTTTGAGTTTGGCAGAGGTATACGCGGCCAGTCCTGACGGATGCCGTCTGCATTCTCGCTGAGATACAGAGGCGAGTAACCTATGGCAAGAACATGCATCCAAATCAAACCGGCAATTTGAACATCCGAATCGGGATTGGAGATGCCGAGGCTACTGAGATAAGTACGCGCTTGTGGCGAAAGGTTTGCAGTTGAATTTTTACATTCTGACAAAATTCCAGGAAGATCCATATTTGTGGTTGATGGGCAAGAAGAATTAGCAATAAAAACAGGGAAAGCTCCTGGATTGCGGCTAATGGTTTGCTTATCGAATAGACCAGACGATATAAATATCGGCACGCCTTCAGGTGATGATTGAACATTAGATCGGCTTATTATAAAAGTGTTGTTTCGCTTGCACTGTTCATATAGTGAAGGGCGAGGCCTGTTCCAAAGTGGAGGAATAGCTGAGTAATAGCAATATCTTGTCTCGAATGGACGGACAAGATAAGGCATAATATGTTCGCATGAAAAGCTCTCGGTGCTTAGTAGCTTTTGCCTTGCAGACTTTGCATTGAATGAGCGTGTACTTATAGTCAATTTAGTCTCATAGGCAGCGAGTGAATTCCAGTCAACACTTGGATCATAGTAGTCACGCATTCTATCAGCCAGTCGATCCTTGTCAATATCAATCAATGCACCGCCGCGACATTCCTCAAGACCAACAAAAGCAGATTTACCTGCAAAAGCAGGCATGCTTGGCCACGCTCGATAATGCGACGCCACAACCCCCGGCCTGAATGAATATCTGTTTTCGGGCTTAGGCTCGGCTAATTGGTAGTATGCATTAAGGTCTGCATTTGCAAGGCTGTCTTTGACATCTTGGCGTTTGGTAACTCCCCAAAACTGCCGAAATCGGACAGCCTGATTATTAACTTCTGCACCTTTGCGGACCATCAAACCAATAGTGGTACCTAAGCGTATGCCTTCGCGATTATACTGCGTAGAAAAAACGCTTGGGTCCGGTTTGCCATCAGGGGTCAGCTTTCCGGTCTCCCGACTATCACCGTTCATACAATCAAACCATAATGAATCAAATCCATTGAGAAAGCGCTGACGCATAACCACGTATGATGCATCACTCAGATAAGAGTAATTTGATATGTAGCAGACTATCCCTTTTCCGGTTTTCTCCGCAATTCTCCTTTCGGCCAAGCGGAAGAAACGGATATACAAGTCATCCATATTGAACTTTTTAATGCCCCACTCAGAGATCAGACCCTCCTTGTACGGCTCGACAAGACCCTGCTCCTCTTTCGGACTTGTGCCCGCAAATGCGTTATACGGCGGATTCCCCAGAATCACTAAAATTGGCTTATCACGTTTAACCTCATCAGCGGCGTCACGCTCCTGTTCGAGTTCTGGCCAAAGCAGTTGGGTCTTGGGTTCCTGTGGAGGTTCCCAACCAGTGAGGGCATTGGTGAGATATACCCCGGCACGCTCGGAACCATCTTCTTTGAGCGGTGCGGACAAGCCTTGCAAAAACAAGCCAAGCTGCATGTGCGCAATAACAAACGGCGCGGGGAGAATCTCGAAACCAAAAACACGGGTGGTAGCGGCTTTCTTTATATCGTGGCCTATCAGGGCATCATTGCGCTTACTTTTAAGAGTCTTTTCTATGCGCTTGAGGACTTCCACCAGATATGCACCTGTGCCGCAGCAGGGGTCGAGTATATAGACACTCGGATCGGCAAGGCCGTCGGCAATATCCAACTCCTCGCGGAGAACGGTATCGACTCGCTCAACCATATATTCAATGATTTCAGGAGGGGTATACCATACGCCCATTTCTTTACGGAGTTCGGGATCGAATGCCTCAAGGAACGGCTCATAGAAATATTGAACAGCATGCTCCTCCTGGAAACGATCAAAAAATACGGCACGGTCAACACGGTTAAGTGTCTCACCCGCCCAGGTCATGATGTCTTCCAATTGAAGCGGCCCGAGCTTTGACGGTGCGGATATCTGCTCAAAAAGTACCCGGATCATTGGGACATGCAGTGACCACTGAGCCATACGCCAGTCAAATCGGGCGGACGCGTTATCTTTGTTTTGTTTGCACCACAGCACCCATGCAGAAAAGAGGCCATAAAAGAGTGTCTGAACCAGGGTCGAACGGAAGAAATGCTCACCCTTTTCATCCTTGAACTGAAGACCTAGCGCCTCTTCCAACGCAGCACGAATTGACTTAAGCGCATCCATGTCTTTTGCTGATTCGATCCGCGCCTTGGCGTCACGAGCATATGAAGCAAGAAACCATGCAAGGTCTTTGGGGTCGGCAAGAGGGGCATTGCGCTGCATGACGCGCTTGAGATATTCTATGAACTGTTCGCCATACCGTTCTGCCATACTCCGCGGATGAGCTGCTTCACGCCAGAATTGCTCATGCGAATCAGCTATAGTGCAGCGCTCAAGATTTGTATGAATGCCGTTATCGCCGCGCTGAATGAGCAGGAAATCTCTGTAATTGGTAACCAACACAAGGCCATAACGCTCCACGTAATCTTTGACCTGTTTGGTCTGTGAGATATGCAGCACATCCTCTGATGTGCCCTTTACTTCGATTGCACCGCGGGAAGGAATTTGATCAAAAACAGTATCTATGTCTGAATTCTTGCGCAATTGATCGGGTGTAAAAAGTCCGCCATCCGGCAAGCCTGCACCCTGATTGCGCAAGTTTATTACACAATTGACCTTGGGTTTGAGTGTCTTGCCGATTTCGTTTGAGAGATTGGCAAGAGCGCCGTAATACGAAGTCTCTGCAACATTTGCACCAGTTGCGTGTGCTGTGTAGAGTTCTCGAATATAGGTCTCAAATGGATTCATCGACTCCCCCGGCGACAAACAAGCGCCGATGATATGTTCGACTTGGAATCAAAAAATCCCTTTGTAAAGATATGTATTCGGAAATCGCCATAGGTAAAATAGAAAAAGCCCCTCGCAACAGCAAGGGGCTTGAATAGACTATATCAGGCCACGCCGGGTTCCAGCCTGGGTTTGGTCTCTTTCTTGCACTCCACTTTTTCTTCTGAAGTGCCGTCGGATTCATGCGGCGTGGCGGCAGTGGGTGTTTGGCCTGCCGAATCCTCCGCAAGGCTGGCGCCTTCCATCAAAGCCTCGAACTCCTCGCGCTCCAGGGTCTCTTTCTCCAGAAGAACCTTTACTATCATATCCATCTTCTCGCGGTTTTCTAGGAGTATGCTGCGTGCACGTTCGTATGCCGCATCCATTATCGATCTTATTTCTTTGTCGATCTGCTGCGCAATCTCATCGCTGTAGTTGCGGTCCTCCATGACATCACGACCCAGGAACGGGTTGCCATGACGTTTGCCGACCGTGAGTGGACCGATGGTGTCGCTCATGCCGTATTCACAGACCATCGCGCGGACGGTCTCAGTGGCACGCTCAAGATCATTGTGCGCGCCGGTCGATGCTTCGTTGAAGATGATCTCCTCGGCAACACGTCCGCCAAGTAGTCCCGCGACATCGTCCAGCAGCTCACTCTTCGTGGTCAGATATTTATCCTGAGCAGGGAGCATAATGGTATAACCGAGAGCCATTCCCCTTGGCAGGATCGAGACCTTGTGCACAGGGTCGGCATTAGGCAAAAGCTCACCGACTATGGCGTGGCCGACCTCATGATAGGCAACCATTTCCTTTTCTTTGTCGCTGATCAGGCGGCTTTTGCGCTCGGGACCGGCGATTACGCGGTCTATGGAGTCTTCAAAATCGGCCATGAATATCTTGGTCTGCTCCCGTCGTGCAGCAAGCAGGGCAGCCTCATTGACCAGGTTGGCAAGGTCGGCGCCGGAAAAACCGGGCGTCCTGCGCGCAAGAGAATTGACATTCACGTCATCTGCAAGCGGCTTGCCCTTTATGTGTACATTAAGAATTGCTTCACGGCCCGTTGCATCCGGGTTGTCGACAACCACGCGGCGGTCGAACCTGCCGGGTCTGAGCAGAGCCGGGTCGAGCACGTCTGGGCGGTTTGTCGCGGCGATCATAATTACACCGGAGTTTGGATCGAAACCGTCCATCTCGACCAACAGTTGGTTAAGGGTCTGTTCACGTTCATCATGGCCTCCGCCAAGACCAGCGCCCCGCTGGCGGCCTACCGCGTCGATCTCGTCTATAAAGATCAAGCTCGGGCGATTGGCCTTTGCAGTGTCGAAGAGGTCCCTTACACGTGAAGCGCCCACGCCGACGAACATCTCAACAAAGTCTGAGCCGCTGATATGGAAGAACGGCACTCCTGCCTCGCCTGCAATTGCGCGTGCGAG
Protein-coding sequences here:
- the ftsH gene encoding ATP-dependent zinc metalloprotease FtsH, with the protein product MFLMGRDQLTRSIAPTKTVAYSTAWKQVAEDKVKEGKFNKDQFSYQTKDKKKYLTNLDPSAPQERSKFQDHLREHNVTFSIERPWISDGIMSLLYTLLPLGFIIVLWMLFMRQAQAGGNQAMSFGRSRAKKVNENVPKITFEDVAGVEEAKQELEEVVEFLKNAKKFQALGAKIPKGVLLLGPPGCGKTLLARAIAGEAGVPFFHISGSDFVEMFVGVGASRVRDLFDTAKANRPSLIFIDEIDAVGRQRGAGLGGGHDEREQTLNQLLVEMDGFDPNSGVIMIAATNRPDVLDPALLRPGRFDRRVVVDNPDATGREAILNVHIKGKPLADDVNVNSLARRTPGFSGADLANLVNEAALLAARREQTKIFMADFEDSIDRVIAGPERKSRLISDKEKEMVAYHEVGHAIVGELLPNADPVHKVSILPRGMALGYTIMLPAQDKYLTTKSELLDDVAGLLGGRVAEEIIFNEASTGAHNDLERATETVRAMVCEYGMSDTIGPLTVGKRHGNPFLGRDVMEDRNYSDEIAQQIDKEIRSIMDAAYERARSILLENREKMDMIVKVLLEKETLEREEFEALMEGASLAEDSAGQTPTAATPHESDGTSEEKVECKKETKPRLEPGVA